The window GACCCGCACCGAAGTCGGGACCAACGACGACCGGACGCTCTCCATCGCCTGGGCCGAAGCCGACGAAGTGGGCATCTACGGCCGCAATGACGGCCGCTCCTCGGGCGACAACTATGCCTACACAGCCAGCCCCTACAAGAGCGACGCCACACGCTGCTCGTTCTCGGCATCGGACTCCTACGAACTCTTCACGTGGACGAAAACCGCCGCCCAGAGTTACTACGCCTACTATCCCTATGCCAAAATCACGGATCGCACGCCGAATCCCGAGGCCCATCCCTTCTCGCTCCCGGCCCTGCAAACCCAGTCGGAGGGGAACTCCCCGGCCCATATCGCCCGCTACGGGCTGATGACGGCCGCACCGGTGGACATCCCTGCGGGAACCGTGGGCGAAGGAGCGATCCTGTTCAATTTCGCCAACGTCTTCTCGATCGTCGAACTGCGCTTCAAAATGACCGCCGACTGCGCCCTCGCTTCGGTGCCGGTCAAGCAGGTCCGCCTGCTCTCCGACGCCGCGGCGCTCGCCATCCCGGCCGGAACCATCGACCTGACCCGGGCCATAGATCCCGAAGCGGAACTGCCCGTCGTCATCGGGGAGGGGGGGGGTTCGCAGAGCCTCGCGCTGACCTTCGACACGAACCTCGCCGTCACGAAGACGGACTACGCCAGCGCCTATCTGGTGGCGGCTCCCGGAACCCATCCGGCCGGTACGCTCCGCCTCGAAGTGACGGCCATCGACAATTCGATCTACGGTTACACCATCCCCGAACAGGTCGTGCTGCGCCCGAACCGCCACTACACCAAGTCCTATGAGCTTTCGCTCGACGAGTTCGTGCTCTCCGACGAATTCGAGGCGGAAATCCCCGTATTGAGTTGCAAGGTCGGAGAGCCCCTGACGGTTTCCATGACGGGCATCGCCGACCGCGTGGACTTCTGGTCGGGCGAGGAGGGCCACGACTACGCCTATGCGGAAAAAGACCGGATGCAGGAGCCCGATATGACGATGAATTTCATGATGCTGCTCAACAGCGGTACACAACGCCGTCCCGCCAAGGTGATGTACTCGACCGATTTCGACGGCACGATGACCCAGGAGGGGATTCTCGCCGCCACATGGACCGATGTTTCCGACCGGTTCGACATGGAGAAGCCCGTGCACGGCGTCGATCCCGGATACCCCGCCGCCAGCACTTCGACCAAACCCTCCGATGCGGGCACGGCCGACTGCACGGACTGGTTCTCGGGCGAAGGCAACAGCTGCTGGATCGCCTTTTTCTACCACGTGGACAAATACGATGCTAACTACATCGACCCCGAAACGGGCACAGTCGGCAACGGCCGCACCTATTTCTACTCCTACGACATGTGGGTGCGGGCCCAGTACAAGTCGGAGAGCTCCTATACGGAGATCTACCGCCAGAAATATGTGGACGGCGTGAGCGACCCGAGCTATCCGACTTTCGTTCAGGGCCCGACCTTCGATGCCGGCGACGGAACCAATCCGTTCCGACTCTTCGCCTACACAGGCTATCCCTATGTCCTGCGTCTGGGAGCCGCATTCAGACCCACAGTTGACAAGGATTCCTACCTCGTGATGCCGAAGCTGACGCGCCCCGAGGCGAAGAACGTGGGCAAGGACAGCCCCTTCGTGATCAAGGGCTCCGACGACGAGCAGCCCGCAAGCTATCAGTACACGTTCACCGCCCCCGGCACCTACCAGGTAGCGGTGGTCGGCACGGTGACGACCCTGGCCGGAGAAAAACAAATCCTGCTCCGGAAGAGCGTCACCGTCACCGAATAACCCCACTCCGAAAACTCATTACCATGAAAAACAGCATCAAAACAGCGCTTTTATTTCTTCTCGCCGGATTCCTTTTCGGCGCCTGCGAGAAAGAGGACGGCGGTGCCGCGGAAACGCCTCTGCCCGCCGGGGCCGTAGAGGTTCGCGGAACGCTCATCGACATCCGGACGTTCGCAGCCGGAAAGGAGGCGTTCCCCCAGCAATCCGACTATATTTTCGACTCGGACATCGAAACGCTCTTCGATACGCCGCTCTCCTATGCCACCGGGCTCCTGAAAGCCCGCGGTGCCGAGGCTTTTCGCTGCGGCAGCGCCCAAACGGTCTACATGGCCACCACCTCCTCCGGGCTGAACGCCGCAGGGTGGAGCGCCACGGAGAAGAGTTTCACGGTGAACGACCTCATCTATCACCTCTACTCCTACGTCTGCCGCACCCCGGGACAATGGATCGAAATCCCCGATCCGGCCGACCGCGAATATGCCACGATGCTCTTTGCCGAGACCCTGAGCGTCGCCTGCGATCCCGTACCGGGAACCGTCGTCGCACAGGTCCCCGAACTGCGCGGCAGCACCGTCAGCAACGCCTCGATCGCCATCCTCCCCAACGGGAACTATGTGGCTTCGTGCACCGGAGTCACGGACGGCGCGGCGCTCTTCGTGTCGAAGGACCGCGGCGCCACCTGGTCGCTTCTCGTGGAGAACGTCACGGCCCTCAACCATATACGCAACTACTACAACCTCTTCGTCTTCGAGGGCGCGCTCTACATGATGGGCGCCGGCGCCGAAAACCAGAAACTGCTGATTTCGCGCTCGGAGGACAACGGCGTGACCTGGACCGAACCCACCGACGCCACGAACGGCGAACTGCTCACCGGAGGCTTCCACTCGGCCGCCGTGCCGGTGGTGGTCTACGACGGCCGCCTCTGGCGGGCCTGCGAAACGGCCGGAAGCGACACCTCCATCAAACGTCCGTTCGTCATTTCCGCACCCGTCGATGCCGACCTGCTCGACGCGTCGAGTTGGACGAAATCCGACAACCTGATCACCGACAACGAAATGATCGTCAACGAAAAGACCGTCACCGAGCTGATCGAGGGCAACATGGTCGCCACCTCCGACGGTCTCTACAACATCCTTCGGGCCAGCAGCCGGCAGACCAGCCAGCTGGCGGCCAAAGTCACCGTCACCAGCCCGTCGAAACTCACCTTCTCCGTCTCCAACGACTTCATCACCTTCCCCGGGGGCGGCAAGAAATTCACGATCCGTTACGACGAGCAGAGCCGCCGCTACTGGACCCTCTCCAATCCTGCGGCCTCGAAATACGTCGGAATGAAGAACGACGGCCTCTACCTGAACGGCATCACCCGCGACCTGATCCGCAACCGGCTGGTGCTGTGCTACTCGACCGATCTGATCACGTGGGTTCCCTACAAGGTCGTCCTCGAAAACGAAGACCC of the Alistipes senegalensis JC50 genome contains:
- a CDS encoding DUF5017 domain-containing protein: MTNRITFTIIAASLFLAACSQDDTMPRETLPGEKQAVLFSAGGTATTRTEVGTNDDRTLSIAWAEADEVGIYGRNDGRSSGDNYAYTASPYKSDATRCSFSASDSYELFTWTKTAAQSYYAYYPYAKITDRTPNPEAHPFSLPALQTQSEGNSPAHIARYGLMTAAPVDIPAGTVGEGAILFNFANVFSIVELRFKMTADCALASVPVKQVRLLSDAAALAIPAGTIDLTRAIDPEAELPVVIGEGGGSQSLALTFDTNLAVTKTDYASAYLVAAPGTHPAGTLRLEVTAIDNSIYGYTIPEQVVLRPNRHYTKSYELSLDEFVLSDEFEAEIPVLSCKVGEPLTVSMTGIADRVDFWSGEEGHDYAYAEKDRMQEPDMTMNFMMLLNSGTQRRPAKVMYSTDFDGTMTQEGILAATWTDVSDRFDMEKPVHGVDPGYPAASTSTKPSDAGTADCTDWFSGEGNSCWIAFFYHVDKYDANYIDPETGTVGNGRTYFYSYDMWVRAQYKSESSYTEIYRQKYVDGVSDPSYPTFVQGPTFDAGDGTNPFRLFAYTGYPYVLRLGAAFRPTVDKDSYLVMPKLTRPEAKNVGKDSPFVIKGSDDEQPASYQYTFTAPGTYQVAVVGTVTTLAGEKQILLRKSVTVTE
- a CDS encoding sialidase family protein; protein product: MKNSIKTALLFLLAGFLFGACEKEDGGAAETPLPAGAVEVRGTLIDIRTFAAGKEAFPQQSDYIFDSDIETLFDTPLSYATGLLKARGAEAFRCGSAQTVYMATTSSGLNAAGWSATEKSFTVNDLIYHLYSYVCRTPGQWIEIPDPADREYATMLFAETLSVACDPVPGTVVAQVPELRGSTVSNASIAILPNGNYVASCTGVTDGAALFVSKDRGATWSLLVENVTALNHIRNYYNLFVFEGALYMMGAGAENQKLLISRSEDNGVTWTEPTDATNGELLTGGFHSAAVPVVVYDGRLWRACETAGSDTSIKRPFVISAPVDADLLDASSWTKSDNLITDNEMIVNEKTVTELIEGNMVATSDGLYNILRASSRQTSQLAAKVTVTSPSKLTFSVSNDFITFPGGGKKFTIRYDEQSRRYWTLSNPAASKYVGMKNDGLYLNGITRDLIRNRLVLCYSTDLITWVPYKVVLENEDPFFHGFQYVDWQFDGSDLVAVCRMACPERRGLPYRQHDANILSFLRIADFRNL